The Mailhella massiliensis DNA segment GAATGCAGGCGGTGCTTCTTCGTGGCAGGATGAGATAACGCGCGGCCTTGGCCTCGGCACGCGCAACGTGCTGGAAGGCCTGGGCGATGTTTCAGATACGTTTTTGAATCAGCCCGTCAACGCCGTGGGGCGGCTTTTCGGATACGATATTGGGCTTGGCAACCCCGGCAAAGAGCTTGCCGACGCGATGGGGCTTCCTGTTCCTGAAACGGATCTGGAAAAGAGAATGGCGTTTCTGGAAGGAGGTGCTGCGGAAGCCGTTCCCATGATCCTGGGCGGCGGGGCCATGGCGAAGATGGCCGCCTCGCCTGTGACTCGCGGCGTCGGCAGGGAGCTTTTTGCCACGCCCGGGCGGGACATGGCCCTGGGCGGGCTGCTCGGAAGTTTCTTTGGAGGGGACTGATATGGCCGATCTTACCAGCTACACGGGGCTTTGCGAAGCCGTGGCCGACTACCTCGGCCGCGACGACATGACGGACAGAATACCCACCTTCATCGCCCTTGCGGAGCGGCGCATGAACCGGGAGCTCCGGCTCCGGCTCATGGAGCGGCGGGCGGAAGCGGAGGTGCAGGCCATGCAGAGCGCGGTTCCTCTGCCGTGGCGCAGGCAGGCGGGCAACTGGGACGTGTTTCTGGAAATGCGCGACCTTACCTTCATGGACGAAGGCGGCCGCACGGAGAATCTGCGCTACCTTCCGCCGGACACCTACGGGCAGAGGCGGGAGGCGGGCAGAGTGCGCGAATACACCATCATCGGGCGCGACCTGTTTCTTCTGCCTGCGCCGGACGGGCCGGGCAGGCTTTACCTCACCTATTATGCGGAAATAGAGCCGCTCGGCGAGAAGCAGCCGGACAATGCGGTGCTTCTCATGTTTCCCGATCTGTACCTTTACGGCGCGCTGGTGGAAAGCGGGCCGTTCACGCGGGGGAGCGCGCCCCTTGAGATGTGGACGCAGTACTATTCCGCCGCAAGGCAGAAGGCGGAGTCCTGTGAACAGCGGGCGCGGTTCACGGCCAACATCACCATGCGCCCGGCAAGGAGGATATAGCATGAGCCTGACCAATCACGGAGAAGACAAGCTGCTGACCCTGTTCAAGAACGAAGGGCCCTATTACCTTGCGCTTTTTACCGCGACTCCCGGGGAAACGGGGGGCGGCACGGAAGTGTCGGGCGGCGCGTATGCGCGCAGGCAGGTGACCTTCGGCAATCCTTCAAACGGCAGCATGAAGAACAGCGCAGCCATAGAGTTTCCCACGGCCACGGCCTCCTGGGGCACGGCGGTGGCCTGGGGGCTGTTCGACGCGGCCACAAGCGGAAACCTTGTGTGGTACGGGAGCATCACCGATCCCAAGGAGCTGCTCAAGGGAGATATCTACCGCATCAACGCAAACGGCCTCACGCTGACCATGGACTAGGCCATGGCGGGTTCCTTCAAGGCGACAAAGGCTCCGCCGCAGACGCTGGAGCGGCTCGATACCTGGGGAACGCTGGATGAGCTGCCGTGGTCGCTGGACAGTTCCGTATGGACCACGGCGGGCGAATACGCCCTCACGCTTTCGGAACCCTGCAAAAGCGGGCAGTCGCTTGCCCCGGTACGGAAGAAGGTCATCGCGCTTCCCGGTTCGGGCAAAAGCGGACAGTCGTTTTCCGCCCTGCGCGTCCGTACGGGCGTCCGCACGGATGCGGCGAAAAGCGGGGCGACGGCGTCGTTTCTGCGCAGGCGTCCCTTTGCCGGCGCAGGCGCGGCGCAGAGCGGGCAGGCGCTTGCGCTTCTGCGGGTGTTTTTCTTCACGGCGTCGGCCGGAGGGGAGAGCGGAGCGCTTCTTTCCTCTCTTCGGGTACGCACGGCGTCTCTTTCCGGCCTTTCGGCGCGTTCCGGTCAGGCGGAGGAATCCCTTCGCGTGCGCTGTGTGTTTCCTGCCGGGGGCGACGTCGTCTCGGGCGGGGCGTTTTTTGCCCTGCGTATCCGCGAGGATGTGCGTGAGGATGCCGCGCTTGCAGGCGGGCTTCTTCCCCTTCTGCGCGTGCGGCCTTTTTACGGCGCAGGAGAAGCGGAAAGCGGGCAGACGTTTGCGCTTTTGCGTGTGCGGCCCCTTGCGGGCTCGGGGCAGGGTGCGGGCGGGGAGGCTTTTTCCTTTGTCCGGGTGCGGACGACGCCTCTTTCCGGCCTTTCGGCGGATACGGGGCAGAGCATCGTTTTTCTTCGTGTGCGCTGCATCGAACCCGGCCCGGGTACGGGCGCGGCGGGAGCGGCGTTTTTGGCGGAATACAAGGGATGGGGCTGGACGCCGGCGCAGCATGAGGATGGAAGCTGGACGCAGGCGCAGGGCGCGCCCTCTGCGCCGTGGAGGGAGATTCCCCGGCCCGGCGATGCGGCATGGGTGGAGGTGGTACAGTGGCAATGACGAAAACAAGGCTCGATTTCGGGCCGTGGGAACCGGACGCCGCGCTTCTGAACGGCACGCAGGCCCCGGAGGCGCGGAACGTCATTCCCTCCGCGCGGGGGTACCGGCCCATGTCTTCCGTGGCGGAACTGAAGTTCGATGCTCTGCCTTCGCAGGTGAAGGCGGCGTATGCGCGGCGCGACCTGTACGGCACGAACATTGCCTTCGCGGCCACGCAGGAGGGGCTTTATACGCTGGAAGGCGCTTCCTGGGTGCGGAAATACGCGGGGGAAACGGCGATTCCTGTGCGAGCCTTTGCCGAATACGGCGATGCGGTGTACGCGCTCTTCGGCTCCACGCTGCTGAAAAGCACGGTTGCGGGGACGGCGCAGGATTTCGCGGCCGTGGAAGGCGCGCCTGAGGGCGAGGTTCTCGGCGTGATACGCGACTTTCTGGTGCTGGGGCGGCTTTCGGAGAGGAGAAACGCCATACGCTGGTCGGGGCTGGACAGGCCGGACGAGTGGCCGGAACCGGGCAGCAACGATGCGCAGTACATCCAGTCCGACATTCAGGTGTTTCCCGTAGGCGGGCAGGTGCAGGCCGTGGTGGGCGGCGTAGGCGGCGTGGACGGGCTTGTCTTTCTGGAGCGGGCCATACAGCGGGCCACCTATGTGGGCACGCCCTACATCTTCCAGTTCGACACCGTGGACAGGGAACACGGCTGTGCGGCTCCGTATTCTCCCGTGGTATGCGGCGGCGCGTGCGTGTTCCTTTCGGAAGACGGCTGGCGCATGACCGACGGCGTGAGCGTGAAGGCCATAGGCGTGGAGCGGGTGGACGAATGGTTCTTCAACACCCTTTCGCCGGAAAGGATGGGCGACGTGCGCGGCGTGCACGACAACAGACATCACATCGCCCTGTGGAGCTTCGCCACGCCGGACGCGCCGCCCGGCGTACACGACAGGCTGCTTGTGTACAACTACATGCTCGACCGCTGGTCCTGCGGCGAGACGGATACCGAAATGCTGTTTCAGGACTATTCGCGCGGCGGCATGACGCTGGAAGATCTGGACGCCTTCGGCACGCTGGACGCGCTTCCCTTTTCCTCACTCGACCTTGCCGTGTTCAAGAGCGGGGAACTCAGCGTGGTGTCGTGCTTTACCGCAGCGCATGAACTTGCGGGCTTCAACGGCCCGACGATGGAGGCCGTCATCGACACGGCGGAACACGGCGGGGACAGAATGATGGTGCACGGCCTGCGCCCTCTGGTGGACAGCGGCGCGGCCGAGGCCCTGCCCGTGTATCGTACGAGGGAGATGGATGCGCGCAGATTCGGCGCATACGCAAGGCAGCAGCGTGACGGGGTGTGCTACCAGCACCTTTCCACCGTGTACCTGGCCGCGCGGGTGCGGATTCCCGCCGGGGAGAACTGGAGCCATGCCGTGGGCGTGGAAGCGCTCGTCGAGCAGGAAGGAGGGATGTGAGGACGCCGTGAACGCGGCGTGGGGAGGCATGGGGCCGTGGGGAAGGCGGGGAGGGGCCGCCTGGCGGTGGGGAGGGAAGGTGCGGGCGGGAGAAACAGGTTGCCTTCTGCCTCAGGGGGCGGCAGGCCCGGGCGCACAGAGCGGGCGCGCGGGGAAGAGCGCGCAGGCCGCGCGGGATGCCCCGGGAGGGCGGAGGAGGCAAAAGCGCGGGGAAGAAGAAAGGAGGGGATGCCGGGAGGGCGACTTCCACCGACGTTTCTTTCTTTCGGGCGAGGGGCCGCAGAGCTCGCGGAAAATACGAGGAAAAACAGGGAGCGATATATGGATGTGAGAAAAATCGGGGGACTGTTGGGACTTCTTGCCGGAGTGGAAGCCGTGAGGCCGGAAGAGGCGGAAGGTGCGGTATTACCGGATTTTCCTGCCAAGTTTTTAAAGGCGGTATCCAAGGAAAACAGATGAAGATTCCGGCAGGAACATTTGAGGATGAGATATTTGCCCAAGTTCAGAAACAGTATCCAGAGGCAAAAAATTCTGTTTATGCTTTGACGCATCCTGCCTATTCAAGGGCCGAAAAACAAGGGTGGAGTGCGGAAAGAACCCTCGATGCTCTCACAGAACTTTTAGATGCAAAACAGGGAACTCTGGTAAAAAAACTGGAAGCAACCCGCAAAGGAAAGGCATCAGGCTCTATACGGTACACTTGTGCCGTATGACGTTGACCCCATATTTTCACCATTTTTTTTGGATAAGCATCATAATATTATTCTTAAAACAGTCTTCAATCCTTCAAATGAACGAATGAAAAAACTCGGTTACGGCGTGGAAGGCGGCAAACCCTTCATCTCCAGGAATCTTCAAGGAACGAAGTCCATGCCTGGTATACAGCCGCTGCCAATTTCTGTTGTCGCGCCGCAACCGAGTGTAGAAATGACGTTAGGTGTACTTTTACAAGGAGTCAAGAGGAACCGACGGAGCGTTGTGGGGTTGGGCGGCGGAGCCATGGCTTTTTCTCCCGGTGCGGCGCAGGGCCGGGAGCCTTCATCGTCTTTTGCAGACGACCGTTCATGGGCGGTGGATGAGAACGGCGAGCCCATCCCCGACATTTCCGGCGGCGTGGCGCTGGCCGGAGAGGCCGGGCGCGGGCTGGGCCTTGGGGTACGCAATGTGCTGGAAGGTTTCGGTTCTCTGACGGATACGCTTCTGAACCGGCCCGTCGACGTCTTCGGGAATATGCTCGGCCGTGATGTCGGCCTGACGAACCCGGGAAAGGCCTGGGCCGATGTCATGGGCCTTCCCGAGGCGGAAACGGACATGGAACGGAACATAGCCTCCGTGTCGCAGGGAGCTGTTGCGGACATACCCCTGATGCTGACCGGAGCGGGCATGGCAAAGATGGCGCTCACCCCCGTGATGCGCGGCGTGGGCAGGGCGCTTGTCGCAAGCCCGGTGGCGGATACGGTGCTGGAGGGATACTGGGCCTTTTTGACTGAGGCGCGGCTCGAATGCGCAGGCCGCGGGGGATGCTCCGGGAGGGCGGGCGCGTCCCCGCAGGAGGCGGCCCGCCGCGGAACAAGCCTGGGCCCGTAGTGTGCAGAGTTTAAAACATGATTCTAGTAACGGGGGCAGAGGGTCAGCGGGACAAAAAGACCCGGTTTCTCCAGGGCCTGCCTCTGACACGCATCTAGATGTGTATAAGAGAAAAAGGCGGCCCGCCGCGGAACAAGCCTGGGCAGGGCGATGCGTGAAGGGCGCGTCGCCCTTTTTTCGTGCCCGGCATTTTTTCCGCCGCGCCGGGGCAGGGGGCCGCACGCCGGGCCCCCGCCGTTCTCCCTTTTCCGTGCCGCCCATGTCTCCTCCCGCGGCGCTCCGCTCCAGAAGCTTCAGAATCCATATTCCTGACGATACTCCCCTCTTCCTGCCGCCCCTCTCCCGAGGTCTCCCCCTTTTCCCCTCCCGCTCTTGTTTTCTTTCCCCGCCGGTACTTCTTTTGTTCCTCCCTTCCGCGGTACTGCCGCTGTGCCGCGCCGCGCCGGCGTGCCATGGAGAAGAAAAGCCTTTCAAGGAGGGAATATGGCCAATTTCGTTCCGCAGGTGCCTGCGTCCACCCCGGCGCAGATGCTGGCCCTTGCCGTGGGGGTGAACGCGGCGCTCAGGGGCGACACGGCCAATACGGGCCGCGCCGTCTGTGCCGCAGGAGAAACTTCCCTTACCATCAGGGACGGACGTTGCCGGGCCGGGCGGCTCGCGCTGCTTGTTCCGCTGGACGAGGCGGCGGCCCGGGCCGTGTGGTGGCTTTCCGAGATGACGCGCGAGAGCATGACCTTCCGTTTTGCCGCCGCGCCGGGCGAATGCGCCTTCGGCTGGGCGCTCATCGGCACAGGAAGCGAAGGCGGCGATGCGGAGAGCGGAGCATGAGGCCGCATGGGGCGGCGCGCTCTTCGCCTGCACGGCTTGCGGGAAAAGGGCCCCGGCCGCTCTGGGCCGGAAATGCCGCAGGAATGAACCTTCCGGCAGGAAGGCGTGTTGCGCAAGGCGCATGAAGCAGGCGCTTTTCTCCGGCGAAGCCCGGCCTTCCGGGCAACGGCATGTGCAGAACACAGGAGGATATCATGGCAGGACTGTATGTGAGGCAGGTTTCTCCCAACACGTCCGCCCCCGCCATGCGCGTGGCGGTTTCGCAGGGGGCGGCGGGGGGCATACCCCGGGGAGGGAGCGTTTCCTTTCCCCGTGAGGATGCGGGGCTGGACGCGGCAAAGCTCGGCGGGCTGCTCGGCCTTTTCGGCAGCGGCGCAGGCGGGAGCGAAGGCGTGTTCAACGCCTCCGTCATGCCGGGCGCAGGGCGTGAGCTGGCCTTTCCCGCAGGCACGCAGGCTGCGGACACGGCGGCCATGCTGCAGGGGAGCAACGTGGATGCAGCCTCCCGCATGGCGGAGGGCGTGACGGACCTTCCCCTGCCGACCATGGCGGGGAACGGGGCCGGAACTTCCGGGGCGGGCATGAGCGCCGATATGTCCGGCCTGAAGATGGGCTTTACCCCGCTTCGCGCAGGTTCCATGCTCGACCTTTTCGGCCTCGGGGGGTGATATGGGCGAGTTTTCCCGCATGTACAGAAGCGACCTTTCGGACAGGGAATTCATGCTCTTCTGGCGCAGGCTGAAGGAGTCGGGCCGCGACACGGCCACCTTTTACAACGTGCCGCCCATGAATGAGCGCGCCTTTGCCGCCTGGGCGCGTTCGGAAAACGTGCATCCGTGGATCATCCTTTTCCGCGGCGAGGCGTGCGGGCTGTTCTGGCTTACCGATCAGGAGGGCGCAACGGCAAAATGCCATTTCGCCACCCTGCCCCAGGGCGCACGGCGCACGGCGGGCGGCATGAGCGTGACCCAGGCCTTCGGGCGCTATGCGCTCTCTTCGGTGCTCCATGCCCGCGATGAGGAGGGGCGGCACCTTCTGGACCGCTGTTACGGCGTCACGCCGCTGTACAATCAGGCGGCCATACGCTTCATCCACAGGGTGGGAGCCATGGATATCACCGTTCTGCCCGGAGCGGTGTTCAACTTCGCCACCGGGCACAACGCCGATGCGCTTCTCACCCTGTACACGCGCGATACCGTGCCCGCGGAGTACGCGGCGCTGTAGGCGCGCACGGCCGGGGAGGCGCGGCAGGCAACGCGGCAGGAGGCCGGAACGCATTGCGGGCATCCCGCCGGGGCGGTTCAGGTTCTCCCTGCCGCATCAATCATGAAAAAGGAGGCTCCATGGGAGGAGGAAAGGGAGGCGGCAGCACCACCACGGTGCAGAAGGCCGATCCGTGGGAAGGGCAGCAGCCCTATCTGAAGGAAGTGTTTGAAGAGGCGCAGAAGCTGTACCATAACGGCGGCATGGCGCCCGATTACTACCCGGGGCAGACGGTGGCCGATCAGTCGGAGTGGACGCAGAACGCCCTTCAGATGCAGGCGGACAGGGCGCAGAACGGCAGTTCCCTCATCGACAACGGTTCCAACGCCATGAACAGCATCACCACCGGGCAGGCGCTTGCGAACAATCAGGGTCTGAATACGCTGAATGAGCTTTCGCAGGAAGACAATCCCTATGTGGACGAGCTGTTCAACCGCGCGAATTCGCAGGCTCAGGCCAGCCTTGAAGGGAATTTCAACCGTGCGGGGCGCTACGGTTCCGGCGCGCACGAGGCGGCCTCGGCCGATGCGGCGAACAATCTCGCAAGCGAAATGTATTCCGCCCTGTGGGACAAACGGGCCGATGCCGCCGCGCAGGCGGGCCAGCTTTACAACACGGGCACAGGTCAGCAGGTGGTGGCCGCGCAGACGGGGCAGCAGCTCGCCAATCAGGCCTATACCGACGCGGCGGCGCTGGGCGAGGCCGGGGCCGCCATGGACGACTACAATCAGCAGAAAATCAACGCCGATATCGACCGCTACAACTACACGCAGAATCAGGCGCTTCAGGCCCTGCAGAACTACAACAATCTCATTCAGGGCAGCTACGGCGGCACCACCACGGGCACGGGGCAGCAGAGCGGCGGGAGCGCACATCTCCCGCAGGCGTCTGCGGAAAACTACGCTTCGAAGGGCACCCCGAAGGCGCGGTAGAATTCCTCTTCAAAAAGCTTTCTCGGACGAGGGTCGTCGTAACAGGCCCAGATGGCCGCCCCCGGACCGTCGGGAGCGAAGTCGAGCGGCGTATTGGCCAGCGCGAAGCTGCGGTCGAAGGGCCGGTTCAGCGCGGCGGCGCGGGCCTTGAGGTGGGAGGCGAAATCCTCGGCAAAGTCGCGCAGGGCGCCGCGCATACACGCTTCGCCCTTTTCGCCGTAGGCGTCGAGCATGACGACGACGATGTTCTGGATGATGCGCACGCAGAGCATGGTGAAGCCGTCATGGGCCGACACGGGTTCCAGAGGCTGCACCTTTGCGGGATCGAAGTCGGGGTCGAACTCGGCAAAGGCTTCCTTTCTTTCCTCCGGCGTCAGGTTGCCGGGACGCAGATACACGGAGAAACGGCAGAACGAATCATCCTGCGTGAGGGTCTGACTCAGATTCGTCTGGGAATGGGGGGCGTAGGCGCCGAACTTGGCGTGATGAAATTCCTCGCAGTACAGCCTGCCGAGGCGCAGCCCGTCCATGCTGCGCCACATCTCGGCAATGGGGCAGACCAGCGTTTCGGAAAAGCGTTCCTGCGAGGTGAGCCTGATCTTGTTGCGGCGGAAACGCGGGTCGCCGGGCAGATCGCCGTGACCGAAAAGGTTTTCCATGTTGAGCTTGAGCCCCGCCTTCCTGTGCTTCTCGCGCTGGGCGAGTCCGCGGTCGATGCCGAACTGGCGCACGGCGGCGCGCAGCAGCGGTTCGCCGTCGATGCCGAATTCCCTGTCCGCCGCAGAGGCAAGGTGCAGGTACAGTTTCGACCACGCGTCCTGATAGTTGGCGATCTCAAGTTCCTGTTCTCTTGTCATGCCTTCCCTTCTCCTAGTTGAAAAAAGACGGCCTTGCGGCCCGGTTAGCATATTTCATTAGAGTATGATCATGTTGTTGAAAAACCATGCCTTTGTCAACGCCCCATTTCCGCCGGACACCAAAAAAGCTTCTCTGGAGCAAAGTACGGAGGCCGTTGTTTCCCGGCTCCATCAGGCCCCGCCCCTCCGCCGACAACGCATCCGGCCTGCAGTTTTCTGTTTCTTGCCCCGGGTCGACGAAATCGGCTCAAGCGTGCTCTGCTGAAGTCAGGCCGTAGTTACGCAGCGTTCCCCACGCATACCGGTTCACCATGCGTGCTTCGGAAGACATGCCCGGTGTACATGAAAAAAGTTCGTATGTTTCCGGTCAGTTCCTCCCAGCAGCAGAGGCTTACGCACCGCTTCTGCTTTCCCGGCCATCGCGGCTCTTCAAACATGCCGTATCCGGCACGAACGTCGCATGGTATTTCATCCGATATCGCATTTAATTTTTATAGAATAAAAATATTGAATGGTTATCACTGATTATTTCACTCTTGCGACAAAAAACAATATCGCGCCATAAACATGCGTCACATCGGCACACAAGAGCAGAAGAACACGCGCCGGCATATTTCCGCATTATGCCATGGAAACATATTTTGATATTAACGGATATCTTCCGTTCATTGCTCTTTTTCCCCGGAAAAAACTTCCCTTGAGGCAGCTTTCGGCGGGCAGTTTTCTCCCGGAAAAATTTTTCCGGCGTCCTCCGCATCCCGCCAGATGCAGACCGTTTTGCCTCCATCGCTCTTTCCCGACGCAGAAAAAAAAGCCCCGCCGGGGGAGGGCGGGGCCAGAGGGCGGGGTAAAGCAAAAGGGCCGCGAAAAGAATTTCGCGGCCCTTACATGCTGACTGGTGCCCAGGGGGAGACTCGAACTCCCACGCCATTCGGCGCTACCACCTCAAGATAGTGTGTCTACCAATTCCACCACCTGGGCACAGCAGTTCTTCTATAAAAAAGGCAGGGCTTTGGCAAGCATTTTTCCGCCTCTTTTTTCATTTTTTCCGAAGACGAATATTTTTGCTTTTCTTTACAGACAGTTATCACAAAAAAGACACCCGAGAAGAAGGCTGCCTCATCATGAAAAGGCTCTGCTCCGCCGCAGGAATATGGTCGCAGGCGAAAAAAACGGCCTGTTTCTGCCGCGGCAAATACCCGGAAAAAGGCCGGAAGCCCCCCCCGCCCCCGTTTCTTTTTCCCTCCCGTTTTCCGTCGGGAAGCGGCGCCTTCCGGGGCGGAACTTGACAAAAGCGCTCTGCCCGGATAGGGTATTTTTCCGACAACGATTTCAGGGAACCGGACGGCGGTCGCGCCGCCAACCCCGCCAGGTCCGAAAGGAAGCAACGGTAACGGTTGTTGCCGGGTGTCCGGTTCCCAAAAGGGCGCAAGTCACTTGCGCCCTTTTGTTTTATGCTCCGCTGCGCATCTTCGGCGGCCGCAATGCTCTGCCGTGTTCTTCCCCGTTCTTTTTGCATCTGTCCGGGCAGGGAGTATTCCCTCTGAGGAGCGTCCGGTCTCGGCGGCCTTACGGCTTTTGTGCTCCGGCTGCGTATGCCCGCCGGCAAAAACGGCATATGACCGCGCCGCAAAAAAAGCACGGACGCCCTTTCCGACAACGATTCCCGCCGTGCCTGAACAGAAAAATACCGTGTCAGGCACGATGAAACCTCCCCCGCCGCCTGAGACATGCGGGAGTGTTCCCTCCGCCCCTCTGCGCCCGTCTTCTTCCCCGCCCGGCACGGCCGACGCACAGGCACGAATTCTGTACGACTGGTTTTCAGGGTCCCATTCTCCTCATGCACGCCGCCGGGCCTGCCGTACCCGCAGACAGGAAACACGCCGCGGTGACTGGCGCCGCTGCGGAATGCCCCATGCCGTGTGCCCTCAGCCAGAAAGCGCCCTGTGCAGAACCCCGTTTTCCCGTTCCGCCGCCTGCGCGGAAAAGAAACGGGGACGACGGCGGCTCTCCTTCCGCCCTCGTCCCCGTTCTTCCTTCGCGCCGCCATGGCGCGTTTCAAGGCATTTCCTCTGTGAAAGCTCCGGCCTCTGCGGTCGTTACGGCTCCCGTGTCGCGGCGCATATGCGCGCCCGCTCTTGCAGCATAAACACGGTTCTGCCGCCCCGGGCTCCCGTCAACGCCGCCGCGGTCCTCTCTGCGTTCTGCAAGAAACGGACGACCGCAGCCTCGTGACGGCTCTCCCTCAGGCGTTCTTCAGCGGACCGTGCCGCCGTTACCCGAAACCTGAGCGCAGGACATACGCCCGGGCCGTCGATAGAAAAGGTTTGTTGTATCCGCCTGAAAAGGTTCCGTGAAACATGCGCCTTCCCACGTTGCGGAAGGGAACCTGCGAAAACCGCATGACACCAGGCGGCATATCCCCCCACCGGTTCCTCCGCTCCGGGCGCATTCTGCGAACGATTCCTTCGCCGGCCGCATTCTCTGCCTTCACGGCGGAATGTGCAGGCCGCGGCCCTGTTCCCTCTGCATCCGTTTTCTGAGGCGGTGCCGGATCAGACTCTGCGCTCGAGCTCCCCGCTCTGTCCGCCTTCCATCATGGGCACCCCCATCTGCGCGCCCGAAGGCTGGGCCTGAAACGCGCCGGGCGTGACGTGCGGGGCCTCCGCCCTGCTCGACACCAGAGAATAGCCGAGTTTGCCCGCCATATATTCCAGCGGCTTGGTATCTCCCGTCTGCAACATGATCTGCAACAGCGTTTCCGCGCCCAGCTTCGCGCCCGTATCGTACGGATTCACTTCACGCAGAAGCGTGGAATAGGGCTTGCCTATGGCCTTTGCCAGATCTTTGGCAGGCACCGGGTTATCAAGCACCAGATTATGAATGAGTGTGGAAAGTTCCGATACCATAAAAACCTCCTTGCTTTTCTGAAAACCTGTTTTTCTCTCCGGTACCCCTGTCGCTTTCATAAGGAAATGATACAAAAACACCGGTCTCAGTGTATTCCATTTTTGATACTGCACGTCAAGGAAAACACAATAAAAAATAATACATTTCAATGTTATAGAATATCGCTCGTCCCGAATCGGCAACATGACGGCAGCGGTGCATCCCGTGGGCCGGAAAAAACGCCCGAAACGCCGCCCTGTACCTCCGTCTTGCAATCCGACTTGCAACTTTTCTTCGTATGGCCTAAAAAGAACAAAGTACCCTTTCAACTTCGGCAGGTTTGCCATTGCCATGATGACGATTCGCGCCTTTTCCCTGTTCCGGCGAGTGTTTCTTCTGTTCTTGTGTGCGGCCGTGGCCACC contains these protein-coding regions:
- a CDS encoding phage regulatory CII family protein, producing MVSELSTLIHNLVLDNPVPAKDLAKAIGKPYSTLLREVNPYDTGAKLGAETLLQIMLQTGDTKPLEYMAGKLGYSLVSSRAEAPHVTPGAFQAQPSGAQMGVPMMEGGQSGELERRV
- a CDS encoding L-2-amino-thiazoline-4-carboxylic acid hydrolase, giving the protein MTREQELEIANYQDAWSKLYLHLASAADREFGIDGEPLLRAAVRQFGIDRGLAQREKHRKAGLKLNMENLFGHGDLPGDPRFRRNKIRLTSQERFSETLVCPIAEMWRSMDGLRLGRLYCEEFHHAKFGAYAPHSQTNLSQTLTQDDSFCRFSVYLRPGNLTPEERKEAFAEFDPDFDPAKVQPLEPVSAHDGFTMLCVRIIQNIVVVMLDAYGEKGEACMRGALRDFAEDFASHLKARAAALNRPFDRSFALANTPLDFAPDGPGAAIWACYDDPRPRKLFEEEFYRAFGVPFEA
- a CDS encoding phage adaptor protein; this encodes MADLTSYTGLCEAVADYLGRDDMTDRIPTFIALAERRMNRELRLRLMERRAEAEVQAMQSAVPLPWRRQAGNWDVFLEMRDLTFMDEGGRTENLRYLPPDTYGQRREAGRVREYTIIGRDLFLLPAPDGPGRLYLTYYAEIEPLGEKQPDNAVLLMFPDLYLYGALVESGPFTRGSAPLEMWTQYYSAARQKAESCEQRARFTANITMRPARRI
- a CDS encoding phage tail fiber protein — translated: MSLTNHGEDKLLTLFKNEGPYYLALFTATPGETGGGTEVSGGAYARRQVTFGNPSNGSMKNSAAIEFPTATASWGTAVAWGLFDAATSGNLVWYGSITDPKELLKGDIYRINANGLTLTMD